The Halocalculus aciditolerans nucleotide sequence GCACGAGAACCCGCTCGCGGACAGCCACCGCGGGGAGAACGCAGACACGATGTTCCTCAACATCGGCCCGCACCACCCGGCGACGCACGGCGTCCTCCACCTGAAGACCGTGCTCGACGGCGAGCAGGTGGCGCACGTCGAACCCGACATCGGCTACCTCCACCGCTGCGAGGAGCAGATGGCACAGAACGGCGACTACCGCCACCAGATCATGCCGTACCCGGACCGCTGGGACTACGCGTCAGCCGGCCTGCTGAACGAGTGGGCGTACGCCCGCGTCGCCGAGGACCTCAACGACATCGAGGTCCCCGAGTACGCGCAGGTCATCCGGACGATGGGCGCGGAGCTCTGCCGCATCGCCTCCCACCTCCTCGCGCTCGGCACGTTCTGCCTCGACATCTACGGCGACTTCACCGCCATCTTCATGTACGCGATGCAGGACCGCGAGCGCGTCCAGAAACTCCTCGAGGACCTCACCGGCCAGCGGATGATGTTCAACTACTTCCGCCTCGGCGGGGTCGTCTGGGACATTCCGGAGCCGCGCGATCAGTTCTTCGCGAACGTCCGCGAGTTCCTCGACGGCATTCCGAACCGGATGGACGAGTACCACGACCTCATCACGGAGAACGAGCTCTTCCAGCTCCGCACCGTGGGCACGGGCATCCTCGAACCCGAAATCGCGAAGCAGTACGGCGTCACCGGGCCGGTCGCCCGCGCGTCCGGCATCGACTACGACCTCCGCCGCGACGACCCCTACGGGTACTACGAGAACCTCGAGTGGGACGTCATCACGGACTCCGGGAAGGACAACTACTCCCGGCTCCTCGTCCGCATGAAGGAGGTTGAGCAGTCCGCGCGCATCGTCGAGCAGTGCGTCGACCTCCTCGAGAACTGGGACGAGGAGGACCGCACGGTCCAGTCGAACGTCCCGCGCACGCTCACGCCCGAGGAGGACGCCGAAGTCTACCGCGCCGTCGAGGGCGCGAAGGGCGAACTCGGCATCTACATCCGCTCCGACGGCACCTCGCAGCCCGGGCGGTTCAAGATTCGGAGCCCCTGCTTCAGTAACCTCTCCGCGCTCCACGAGATGAGCGAGGGCGAGTACATCCCCGACCTCATCGCGACGCTCGGCAGCCTCGACATCATCCTCGGCGAGGTGGATCGATGACCACGACGGGGATTCTCTCGCAGTGGCTCGGCTACGGCGCGAACCCCCCGCTCTGGGTCGAGGTCGCGCTGAGCTTCGTCGTCGCCGTCGTCGTCGCCACCATCATGATGCTCATGTCGGCGCTCGCCGGCCCGTGGGCGAAGCGGAAGATCACGGCGGCGTTCACGGACCGTATCGCCGTCGACCGCGTCGGCCCCTGGGGGCTGTTCATCATCATCGCGTCCGCGATACAGCTCTCCGCGAAGGAGCTCATCATCCCCGAAGGCGCGGACCGCCCCGCCTACGACCTCGCGCCGTTCGTCCTCCCGTTCTCGGCGTTCATGGGCTTCGCCGTCATCCCGTTCGGGAGCGGCCTCCAGCTCGCCGACCCGGAGACCGGCGTCGTCTACCTCTTCGCCGTCGCCAGCATCGCGAGCGTCGGCCTCGTCATGGGCGGCTACTCCTCCGGGAGTAAGTACAGCCTCCTCGGGAGCCTGCGCGCGGTCGCGCAGAACATCGCCTACGAGATTCCGCTCGTCGTCCTCGCGGCGTCCGTGGTGCTCTTCGCCGGGTCCCT carries:
- a CDS encoding NADH-quinone oxidoreductase subunit D, giving the protein MSTQEETPEEGDVEVEEPPVEGVDYDALEALLGDAVTGRETHLNAEAFRVRSDRVQDALSALREDAGFDHLSAVTAQEYETHFESIYHLKKYDDPTEEVSVVVPTPRDDPVSESGSPVFETANWHEREAYDLVGINYDDHPDLRRILLPETWQGHPMGLDYNQDKPQIVSFEEHENPLADSHRGENADTMFLNIGPHHPATHGVLHLKTVLDGEQVAHVEPDIGYLHRCEEQMAQNGDYRHQIMPYPDRWDYASAGLLNEWAYARVAEDLNDIEVPEYAQVIRTMGAELCRIASHLLALGTFCLDIYGDFTAIFMYAMQDRERVQKLLEDLTGQRMMFNYFRLGGVVWDIPEPRDQFFANVREFLDGIPNRMDEYHDLITENELFQLRTVGTGILEPEIAKQYGVTGPVARASGIDYDLRRDDPYGYYENLEWDVITDSGKDNYSRLLVRMKEVEQSARIVEQCVDLLENWDEEDRTVQSNVPRTLTPEEDAEVYRAVEGAKGELGIYIRSDGTSQPGRFKIRSPCFSNLSALHEMSEGEYIPDLIATLGSLDIILGEVDR
- a CDS encoding complex I subunit 1/NuoH family protein, which gives rise to MTTTGILSQWLGYGANPPLWVEVALSFVVAVVVATIMMLMSALAGPWAKRKITAAFTDRIAVDRVGPWGLFIIIASAIQLSAKELIIPEGADRPAYDLAPFVLPFSAFMGFAVIPFGSGLQLADPETGVVYLFAVASIASVGLVMGGYSSGSKYSLLGSLRAVAQNIAYEIPLVVLAASVVLFAGSLQISEIVAAQQGALLALGPVTIPQWYAFVNPFAFVLFVIANLAEVGRNPFDLPEAATEIVGGYITEYSSVYFVLFFLGEFLHIFLGGAIIATLFLGGPAGPGPEWLGIVWFIVKIWGVFLFTQWCRSAVPRLRMDQVIEVGWKFLLVLAFANLVLTAVIVGVFQL